Within the Marinobacter qingdaonensis genome, the region AGTAGTAGACCAGCAGCTCCTGACGTTCCTTGAGCCAGCGATCGATCAGTTCGCTGACCCCGCCCCATCTTTCCCTGGCATTCCGGCAATTTTCCAACATGACGCCTGTTCTCCGCTTGGTGATCTGGTTCTACTGATCCGGTCTCGTGTGCATTAAGTTGATTTCAACTTACCCCATGCCTGCGGTCTGCCGCAACCGTTTCAGCCGGCAATGCTGGCAGGCGGTGTTGGTCGACGGAACAACAGCACCAGACCAACCAGCACCAACCCGGTGAAGAACACCGCCGTCCAGCCCGGGATACTCAGGCCCAGGAAGCGCCACACCACTTCCGCGCAATCACCGGTGCCCTTGAGCGCCGTGGCCAGCACGTCGAAGAACGGCAGTACTTCCAGCATGTAGTCCACCGACGGGCCACAAGCCGGCACCTGATCGGCCGGCAGACTCTGCAGCCAGAGCTGACGCCCGGCGATGCCCAGGCCGACCCCGGCGGTGACCGCCAGCAGACCGCCATAGATACGCACGCCCACGCCGGTCGGCCCCTGCAGGAAGGCGAACAGGCTGACCAGTCCGGCCCCCATGAAACCAAAGCGCTGGAGCCAGCACAGCAGGCAGGGTTCCAGCCCCATCACGTGCTCCATGTAAAAGGCCACCCCGAGCAACCCGGCGCACACCAGAAATACCAGCCCGAACACCCA harbors:
- a CDS encoding disulfide bond formation protein B, producing the protein MTSRWVFGLVFLVCAGLLGVAFYMEHVMGLEPCLLCWLQRFGFMGAGLVSLFAFLQGPTGVGVRIYGGLLAVTAGVGLGIAGRQLWLQSLPADQVPACGPSVDYMLEVLPFFDVLATALKGTGDCAEVVWRFLGLSIPGWTAVFFTGLVLVGLVLLFRRPTPPASIAG